Genomic window (Paenibacillus antri):
ATGCAAATCGGTGACAGACATTGCCGAGGAATTAAATATTCCTGCGAAGACGCTACATTCTTGGTTGGGGAAATACCGTCAGTTTGACAACGAATCGGTCGCAAGCGTAGACCGAGTACGTGAACTAGAGCAACTCCTTAAGCAGAAAGAACAAGAACTAAAAGAGAAGGACAGGCGAATCGCTAATGCGGAAGAAGAGCTAGCGATTGTAAAAAAGGCGG
Coding sequences:
- a CDS encoding transposase, producing the protein MSEQRQSYNEEFKKQTVKYIQEQCKSVTDIAEELNIPAKTLHSWLGKYRQFDNESVASVDRVRELEQLLKQKEQELKEKDRRIANAEEELAIVKKAVHIFSKPRN